One Fusarium poae strain DAOMC 252244 chromosome 4, whole genome shotgun sequence DNA window includes the following coding sequences:
- a CDS encoding hypothetical protein (TransMembrane:6 (i225-244o256-274i295-314o326-347i374-399o405-423i)) — protein MASSYALPTSSLPHAHQTHMHSHTRSTSQSSLNNLRRQSTFSNGNLPSVPDEDHGHEASHDHGDGNYIAHSHNPSVHKHGHRHTRMSNTSASIAREKLPPAPLNTLEGWTEEKTPGGRSILSPGPASANMTYSPPDNAHDHPHDHHNHYHDNSHNHSHSHSHSHDHSHSHSHSHDHSHSHDHHGHPHSHDDDKGKRSMFTRMILPYTTKFPILNAILIEKDSRRIFYFMALNFSFMAVQAFYGYVTDSLGLLSDSIHMFFDCVALMVGLLAAVLSKWPRSQRFPYGFGKIETLSGFANGVLLMLLSVEIAFEAFERLLEGTQTKRLGELFIVSTMGLLVNLVGMMAFGHHHHGHDHGSDGGGCHGHDNENMHGIYLHILADTLGSVSVIVSTILTSFWGWAGWDPLASCFIAILIFLSSKPLVYSSAKRLLLSIPEDTEYNLRNSLGGILNQRGVVGYSSPKFWRDDHSASPTGGKLLGVVHVVAARGAPLEDVRDRVREYLLREGADVVVQVEREGDNSCWCSRRGIPAPPATPTLASMKAS, from the exons ATGGCGTCTTCATACGCCCTTCCGACGTCTTCTTTACCACATGCGCATCAAACACATATGCATTCCCACACACGAAGTACATCTCAATCGTCGCTCAATAACCTCAGACGACAGTCTACTTTCTCCAACGGCAACCTGCCCTCAGTACCTGACGAGGACCATGGTCACGAAGCTAGCCATGACCATGGCGACGGAAACTACATCGCACACTCACACAACCCGAGTGTCCACAAACATGGACACAGACACACCCGCATGTCCAACACAAGCGCATCCATTGCCCGCGAGAAGCTCCCTCCAGCACCATTGAATACACTAGAGGGTTGGACAGAAGAAAAGACACCCGGGGGCAGGAGCATTCTCTCACCGGGTCCTGCATCGGCTAATATGACCTATTCGCCTCCCGATAATGCCCACGACCATCCTCATGACCATCACAACCATTATCACGATAATTCACATAACCATTCCCACTCTCATTCCCACTCGCATGATCATTCTCACTCTCATTCTCATTCGCACGATCATAGCCACAGTCATGACCATCATGGCCACCCACATTCGCACGACgacgacaagggcaaaagatcgatGTTCACGAGGATGATACTTCCGTACACAACAAAATTTCCCATTCTAAACGCCATTCTAATTGAAAAGGATTCCAGACGGATCTTCTACTTTATGGC GCTCAACTTTTCGTTCATGGCTGTCCAGGCATTTTATGGCTACGTCACAGATTCACTTGGTCTTCTGAGCGACAGTATTCATATGTTTTTTGATTGCGTGGCGCTGATGGTTGGCTTGCTGGCTGCTGTCCTGAGCAAGTGGCCTCGAAGCCAGCGATTCCCATATGGCTTCGGTAAAATTGAGACATTGAGTGGATTCGCCAATGGCGTTCTATTGAT GCTACTCAGTGTGGAGATTGCCTTTGAGGCGTTCGAACGGTTGTTGGAGGGAACACAAACGAAGCGACTAGGCGAGCTATTTATTGTAAGCACCATGGGCCTGCTCGTCAATCTGGTTGGCATGATGGCTTTTGGTCATCACCACCATGGACATGATCATGGTAGCGATGGAGGCGGTTGCCATGGTCATGATAACGAAAACATGCACGGCATTTACTTGCATATTCTAGCCGATACCTTAGGCAGTGTGTCAGTCATTGTGTCTACAATATTGACGAGTTTCTGGGGATGGGCTGGATGGGATCCCCTGGCGTCTTGTTTCATTGCCATTCTCATCTTCCTTTCTTCCAAGCCTCTCGTTTACTCGTCCGCGAAGCGACTCTTGCTTAGCATCCCCGAGGATACAGAGTATAATCTACGCAACAGCCTCGGTGGCATCTTGAACCAAAGAGGAGTGGTTGGATATTCGTCGCCCAAATTTTGGCGTGACGATCATAGTGCTAGCCCGACTGGAGGTAAGCTCCTGGGTGTTGTACATGTGGTTGCAGCGAGAGGTGCTCCTTTGGAGGACGTTCGGGATCGAGTGCGCGAGTATCTTCTACGGGAAGGTGCGGACGTCGTTGTGCAAGTTGAGCGAGAAGGAGATAATAGCTGTTGGTGTAGCAGGCGAGGGATCCCAGCGCCACCAGCAACACCAACATTGGCATCAATGAAGGCATCTT